One Silene latifolia isolate original U9 population chromosome 4, ASM4854445v1, whole genome shotgun sequence DNA segment encodes these proteins:
- the LOC141652936 gene encoding protein DOWNY MILDEW RESISTANCE 6-like yields MENFVSSWSDGTKLPENYVFPPGKRPGKLVVTTPKNIPVIDIGKAVGLDRSEIIQQVMQASQEFGFFQVINHGVVSTLLDDTRGVFEEFFALPADEKVNLCSSDKNKNCLLLTSNVAYDKEEFHNWRDTLRIKGSPLEAHKQEWPLKPVGFRDIVGDYTTELRNLALRILELICEGLGLEKNYFTKELSKEELLVVHQYPTCPDPSLTLGTRSHTDPGLIGIVLQGDIPGLQVMNDGEWIGVEVIPDAFVVNVGFVLEFVSNGKLPSVEHRVVTSKDQSRISSAYFLVPESNCVVEPAKALVNAENPPIYRSVQYSELFNMFMAAYIGEIDSVSGSCRI; encoded by the exons ATGGAGAATTTTGTATCCAGCTGGTCAGATGGTACGAAATTACCTGAAAATTATGTATTTCCCCCTGGAAAAAGACCAGGGAAGCTGGTTGTTACTACGCCCAAGAATATTCCAGTCATTGATATTGGGAAGGCCGTTGGACTTGATCGCTCGGAGATAATTCAACAGGTTATGCAAGCTAGCCAAGAGTTTGGATTCTTTCAG GTGATTAACCATGGTGTTGTAAGCACATTATTAGACGATACAAGAGGTGTGTTTGAAGAATTCTTTGCGCTGCCTGCTGATGAGAAAGTAAATTTATGTTCTTCGGACAAAAACAAAAACTGCTTACTTTTAACAAGCAATGTCGCATATGATAAAGAAGAATTTCATAACTGGAGGGATACATTAAGAATCAAAGGTTCTCCATTAGAAGCACACAAACAAGAGTGGCCTTTGAAACCTGTCGGATTCAG AGATATTGTAGGAGATTACACTACTGAACTTCGGAATCTGGCATTAAGAATTTTGGAGCTGATATGTGAAGGGCTAGGACTCGAAAAAAACTATTTCACCAAAGAATTGAGCAAGGAAGAACTTTTAGTCGTTCATCAATATCCAACTTGCCCTGATCCTAGTCTGACACTAGGAACTCGAAGTCACACTGACCCCGGCCTCATCGGTATAGTTCTCCAAGGTGATATTCCGGGACTTCAAGTGATGAACGATGGAGAATGGATTGGTGTTGAAGTGATTCCCGATGCATTTGTTGTGAATGTAGGATTTGTATTAGAG TTTGTTAGCAATGGGAAACTGCCTAGTGTGGAGCACCGAGTAGTGACCAGCAAAGATCAATCCCGGATTTCTAGTGCTTATTTCCTTGTACCTGAGAGCAATTGTGTCGTAGAACCGGCAAAAGCTCTAGTAAATGCAGAAAACCCTCCAATATACAGAAGTGTTCAGTATTCTGAACTTTTTAATATGTTTATGGCAGCCTATATTGGAGAGATTGACAGTGTGTCGGGAAGCTGTAGGATTTGA